The Primulina eburnea isolate SZY01 chromosome 8, ASM2296580v1, whole genome shotgun sequence genome contains a region encoding:
- the LOC140837616 gene encoding uncharacterized protein isoform X1 yields the protein MSRRSNAYNGSERKSKTAQVDNLNGVCVYPYKWRCLPQEIVFEILLRLPAQVIHDVMRSVYDEWKLMISTKDFIYNHLRNSTSGIIIVEENKTANGIYVEMRRGRLEICKFDCRDSYLVGSSVNGLVMAIAEGKKGDKEALYIINPLTEQREAVPYEFCSLERTTLALDEASMKYKVVLSFCPNGLPCVSVLTIGVDNDWRNLDIKHISKKGRESLFFRPFTTRGYVHWMGNSSILTMNVETEIIYEFPRIKEFSPFASLAMGRNLSCYYLSKQRQSGEYLMEVVEMNPETGEWTKLLSSDLKPLSDRFKGLKSIKPFGVLGGGEVFLFGSEKLCAAYNVRTREIQSFELKKKAGKYLSTAHVNSMIWYK from the coding sequence ACCGCACAGGTGGATAATCTCAACGGTGTGTGCGTCTATCCTTACAAGTGGAGATGTCTTCCTCAAGAGATCGTATTCGAGATTCTTTTACGTCTTCCAGCTCAAGTTATACATGATGTTATGAGGAGTGTCTATGACGAGTGGAAGTTAATGATCAGTACGAAAGATTTTATTTACAATCATCTTCGGAATTCAACTTCTGGAATTATTATCGTGGAAGAAAACAAGACCGCGAATGGTATTTATGTTGAAATGCGACGAGGTCGTCTTGAGATATGCAAGTTTGACTGCAGGGATTCTTATTTAGTTGGAAGCAGTGTTAATGGTCTAGTGATGGCCATTGCCGAGGGGAAGAAAGGAGACAAAGAGGCTCTTTATATTATCAATCCCTTGACAGAACAACGGGAAGCTGTTCCATATGAATTTTGTTCACTAGAAAGAACAACTTTAGCATTAGATGAGGCTTCCATGAAGTATAAAGTAGTGCTCTCATTTTGTCCCAATGGGTTACCGTGTGTATCTGTGCTAACAATAGGAGTTGATAATGATTGGAGGAACCTTGACATAAAACACATATCAAAGAAAGGGCGAGAATCGTTGTTTTTTCGTCCATTTACAACTCGTGGCTATGTGCATTGGATGGGAAACTCCTCTATTTTGACAATGAATGTAGAGACTGAAATCATTTATGAATTTCCTAGGATTAAGGAATTTTCTCCATTTGCTTCTCTAGCAATGGGTCGTAATCTATCCTGTTATTATTTGTCCAAACAGAGACAGTCAGGCGAATATCTGATGGAAGTTGTCGAAATGAATCCAGAAACTGGAGAGTGGACAAAGTTGCTTAGCTCCGATTTGAAACCTCTGAGTGACAGATTCAAAGGCTTGAAATCAATCAAACCCTTTGGTGTGTTAGGTGGTGGGGAGGTGTTTCTCTTCGGTTCCGAGAAACTTTGCGCAGCTTATAATGTTCGGACAAGAGAAATTCAGTCGTTTGAGTTGAAAAAAAAAGCAGGAAAATATCTTTCGACAGCTCATGTGAACAGCATGATTTGGTACAAATGA
- the LOC140837616 gene encoding uncharacterized protein isoform X2 has product MSRRSNAYNGSERKSKVDNLNGVCVYPYKWRCLPQEIVFEILLRLPAQVIHDVMRSVYDEWKLMISTKDFIYNHLRNSTSGIIIVEENKTANGIYVEMRRGRLEICKFDCRDSYLVGSSVNGLVMAIAEGKKGDKEALYIINPLTEQREAVPYEFCSLERTTLALDEASMKYKVVLSFCPNGLPCVSVLTIGVDNDWRNLDIKHISKKGRESLFFRPFTTRGYVHWMGNSSILTMNVETEIIYEFPRIKEFSPFASLAMGRNLSCYYLSKQRQSGEYLMEVVEMNPETGEWTKLLSSDLKPLSDRFKGLKSIKPFGVLGGGEVFLFGSEKLCAAYNVRTREIQSFELKKKAGKYLSTAHVNSMIWYK; this is encoded by the coding sequence GTGGATAATCTCAACGGTGTGTGCGTCTATCCTTACAAGTGGAGATGTCTTCCTCAAGAGATCGTATTCGAGATTCTTTTACGTCTTCCAGCTCAAGTTATACATGATGTTATGAGGAGTGTCTATGACGAGTGGAAGTTAATGATCAGTACGAAAGATTTTATTTACAATCATCTTCGGAATTCAACTTCTGGAATTATTATCGTGGAAGAAAACAAGACCGCGAATGGTATTTATGTTGAAATGCGACGAGGTCGTCTTGAGATATGCAAGTTTGACTGCAGGGATTCTTATTTAGTTGGAAGCAGTGTTAATGGTCTAGTGATGGCCATTGCCGAGGGGAAGAAAGGAGACAAAGAGGCTCTTTATATTATCAATCCCTTGACAGAACAACGGGAAGCTGTTCCATATGAATTTTGTTCACTAGAAAGAACAACTTTAGCATTAGATGAGGCTTCCATGAAGTATAAAGTAGTGCTCTCATTTTGTCCCAATGGGTTACCGTGTGTATCTGTGCTAACAATAGGAGTTGATAATGATTGGAGGAACCTTGACATAAAACACATATCAAAGAAAGGGCGAGAATCGTTGTTTTTTCGTCCATTTACAACTCGTGGCTATGTGCATTGGATGGGAAACTCCTCTATTTTGACAATGAATGTAGAGACTGAAATCATTTATGAATTTCCTAGGATTAAGGAATTTTCTCCATTTGCTTCTCTAGCAATGGGTCGTAATCTATCCTGTTATTATTTGTCCAAACAGAGACAGTCAGGCGAATATCTGATGGAAGTTGTCGAAATGAATCCAGAAACTGGAGAGTGGACAAAGTTGCTTAGCTCCGATTTGAAACCTCTGAGTGACAGATTCAAAGGCTTGAAATCAATCAAACCCTTTGGTGTGTTAGGTGGTGGGGAGGTGTTTCTCTTCGGTTCCGAGAAACTTTGCGCAGCTTATAATGTTCGGACAAGAGAAATTCAGTCGTTTGAGTTGAAAAAAAAAGCAGGAAAATATCTTTCGACAGCTCATGTGAACAGCATGATTTGGTACAAATGA